The Imtechella halotolerans DNA window CCTTATGAGTTCTATCAGTTCGCAAAATTCAACACAGATTATAGAAGGAAGAGTATTACTTTCCTCCGGCAAACCTTTTAAAAAGCCTATTGCCATTTCAAATGGTGATACATTAGTATATACTAATAACAAAGGGGGGTTTAGTATTGAAGTAGAAAAAGGATCTGCTATTTTTCCTATAATCCCTTCTGGTTATAGTGTCCAAACCAAATCTTGGTGGCATATCGTCCAAGATTCCAGAAAAGAATATAATTTCATACTGCAAAAAGAAAAAACTTCGACTTCCTTTAAGGTATTAGCTATTGGTGATATACAAATAGGTTCTTCTGAAGAACTACTCTATGCTGCCAATTCTATATTAAAAGAAGTCAATAATAGAGATGATTATGATCTAACCATATACCTTGGTGATTTAGTAAATGATACCCCAGAGTTATTCTCCTCATTAAAAACAATGATTGAAAATACAGAAAAAATGTATCGAGTTGTCTATGGTAACCACGATCGTAACTTTTCGTCCTCACAGGAATCACAAACAGACCTTTTCCGGAACTATTTTGGTCCGGAAAATTATGCTTTCTATAAAAATGGTATATTATTTATTACTTTAAACAGTATTACCCCAAAAGGTTCATACGGCTATGATGAAACCTATCCTAACAACCAATTACGTTTTATATCCCAGCTATTGAAAAATGTACCCAAGAGTACCCCTATTGTAATAAATCAACATGTTCCATTACTTTTTATGACTAACAAGGATTCACTTATTCAGATTCTGGATTCTTTTAAAAAGACGCTGCTATTAAGCGGCCACACCCATACCGTATTTCAAAATTATATTAAAACTCCATCAGGGAATACTATTCATGAGCTTACTGCGGGTGCATCTTGTGGCAATTGGTGGAGAGGGCAAAAAGATTGGGAGGGAACGCCTACTTCACTGATGCAATGTGGAACTCCGAAAGGATACTTTGAAATTGATTTTAATGGAAATGACTATAAACTAACCTACAAAGGCGTAGGGCTTCCAAAAGAAAAACAATCCAGTTTATGGGTTGATACTTACAAAGGATCTCCTACCTCCTTTGTATCAAAAAATAGAGAAATTTATCTAAATGTTTTTGCTGGTTCTGAAAAAACTAAAGTTGAAATTCATATGCCGGATGGGACCATTCTTCCTATGAAAAAAACACGAGAAATGGATCCCTTTGTACACTATATTCAACAAAGTCAAAAAAGTAAAAATGCTCCTGACAAGGATAGTCAAGTTGCTCCATATACAAAACGTAATTCACCCCATCTATGGAAAGTATCACTTCCTGAAACATTACAATCAGGTGGGTATTCCTTAAAATTTACAATAACTGATGAAAAATTAAACCCAATTGAAACATCGTATTGGATTTGGATTGAATAACTAATGTTAAGTGCCTACTTTATGTCCCACCCTTCACCAATTAATTGCAATATGGGATTAAAGTAATCCTATTATTATCTCATACATTTACTCCAAACCAGTACCCTACTAAAGCGGTAAGTACCATAGCTATAGAGCCCCAAAAAGTAATTCGAAACACTGCTTTAATAATGCTTGAACCTCCAGTTTTAGCAGCTAATGCCCCTAAAATCACCAAACAAATGATAGCAATGGTATATTGATAAATAACCATAGAATCCACAGGTAGGAAAATAGCAACTAATAACGGAAACATAGCTCCAAAAGTAAAAGATGCACCCGATGCAAAAGCTGCTTGCAAGGGATGTGCTTGACTTACTTCATTAAGACCTAATTCATCTCTAACATGCGCTCCTAATGCATCATGAGCTGTTAATTGCACAGCTACTTCCATAGCTGATTCTTTAGTTAGTCCACGTTTTTCATAAATTTCTGCCATTCTCTGCAATTCCAATTCTGGCATTTCGTTAAGTTCCATTTTCTCTCGCTCAATATCAGCCTTCTCTATATCAGTCTGAGAACTTACAGAAACATATTCTCCAGCAGCCATAGATAGCGCTCCTGCTACTAGCCCAGCCAATGCAGCTAATACTATTGGTTCTCTGGTATCACTAGCCGCAGCAACTCCAACTGCAATACTAGCCGTTGATAAGATTCCATCATTTGCACCGAGAACTGCTGCTCGGAGCCAATTAATTTTATGTATATAATGAGGTGCAAGATAGTCATCTGGAAGAGGTGAATTCATAGCGTTTTCTATTTATCATAGATACATAAAAATACTAAAAAAACCCTTCTGAAGTATTTAACACAAGGGTTTTTTTTAAGATCATAAGATATTCAAAAATCACATTACATGGTGATTTGAAAATTGATCCAAAACCTCATCAAATGTTTGAAATACATCTGTAGATGCATCAAATGTAACCATTTTCTGACGATATTCTTTAAAATTAGGAATTCCTTTAAAATAGTTAGTATAATGACGACGAGTTTCAAAAACACCTAACTTCTCACCCTTCCATTCTATGGCCCATGTTAGGTGATTCCGAGCCGCTTCAACTCTATCATTAATAGTTGGTGTAGCAAGTTTTTCACCAGTTTTGAAAAAATGTTTAATTTCATTAAAAATCCATGGGTAGCCAATAGCAGCACGACCAATCATGATTCCATCTACCCCGTATTTATTTCTATACTCTAAGGCCTTTTCTGGTGTATCTACATCACCATTTCCAAAAATTGGAATATGAATTCTAGGATTATTTTTAACACGTGCAATATGAGACCAATCCGCCTCTCCCTTATAAAGCTGGGCACGTGTACGGCCATGAATTGAAAGTGCTTGAACACCGATATCCTGAAGTCGTTCTGCTACCTCATCAATATTTATAGAATTTTCATCCCAACCTAAACGAGTTTTTACAGTTACTGGTAAATGAGTACTATCTATAACTGCCTTGGTTAGTCGTACCATTAGGTCTATATCTTTAAGTACGCCAGCTCCAGCACCTTTGCAAACAACCTTTTTTACAGGACAACCAAAATTAATATCCAAAACATCTGGTTGTACAGTTTCAACAATCTTGGCACTCATTGCCATTGCCTCCTCATCACCTCCAAAAATCTGAATACCAACAGGTCGTTCATAATCAAATATATCAAGCTTCTGTTTACTTTTAATGGCATCACGAATTAAACCTTCAGAGGAAATAAATTCGCTATACAACATATCAGCTCCGTGCATTTTACATAAACGACGAAACGGCGGATCACTTACATCTTCCATGGGTGCCAATAGCAGCGGAAACTCCCCTAACGAAACATTACCAATCTTTACCACTTACTTAGGTTTTTAAAGGACAAAGATAAAGCTTTTAAAAAAATGAGGGATGATTAGTCTTTAATACGGTCTCGCTCTTCAAGTTCCTGCTCTGGCGTATTGACACGTAATCGATAATTTCCAAATTTGTACCGAAACCCTAGCATAAAAGTTCGGGTTTCATACCTTGCTTTATAATTTATTTGTTGATCCAAAAAGGCGGAGCTTGATGTGAAATTGAAACCATCAAAAATATCATCCGCTTTAAAAGTAATAGCAGCTCTTTCCTTCCATAGTGACTTATTAAAACCAATTGAAAATTTACTTCGGGCAGTTGCTACAAAATTTCCGTCATTCATAGGAAAAGTATATAGATAGCTAACCTCCATCCCTAATGATTGATCTTTCAAAAGGGTTAAGTAATTATTAGCCGAAACATACCCTGTCCATCGGTCATTAGGAACTAATTGATTACTGTTTTCTACAGCATAAAATTGTACTTGATTCTTATAATAGGTGGATTCAAGATATAAATACCAAAATCGAGTAATTGGTTTACTTACAATAAAATCAAAGCCATACCCTGTATTATTCTTCATATTGGTAGTTACATATTTAATAATTGCATTGTCATTTTCTAAAAAACTCAACTCCGCCATAGGATGTTCTCTGTGCCTGTAAAATACAGAAAAGGTATAGGCTCCTTTAAAAGTATAATCAAGACTTCCGTAATGCTGAATGGTTGGTTCTAGATATGGACTTCCTGAAGTATATGAATTATCTGTAAGGAAATATTTAAAAGGATTTAAATCTTGATATACCGGACGTTCAATCCTTTTTTTGTATGATAAGGTAAAATCATGGCTATCTGACGCATGATATTTAAATGACGCTGTAGGGAACAAACTAAAATACTCATTTGTGTTTAACTCATCTGTCACCAATTGATGTCCTTCAGTTTGAGTATATTCACCGCGAACCCCTACTGCAATACCCCATTTTTCACTGTTTTTTGAGTAACTAAGATAGGCAGCAGCGTTTTTTTCATCATATAAAAATGTATTTGTATTGTTAGGATCAACGACCTGACTACCATTTATCACATAAAATTGTTGTAAATCACTATCAGTAGAAATAACTATTCCTTTAGCTCCAGTTTCTAATACCCCCCCATTTTCTATTGGTAGTTGGTAATCTAGTTGTGCTGTATATATTTTAATTTGTTGAGTAGATTCGGAATTAAATCGATTATTTCTTATCATCATATTTTCTGGATAGTGATAATTAGTATTCACATCCTGAGTACGATTTCCATCATAATAGGTATGATGTAACAATACAGAGAATTTCTCTCCTTTTTCTCCTTGATGATCATAACCCACACTCAAATTCGCATTTATCTTATCATCTTTGGTTAGGTTTAATGAATTAAAAAGTGAATCCAATTGATTTGCATTATCAAAAGCTTCAGTAGTTGCTTCTGTGCTACGCTTCCAATATGGAGTATAAACTACATTGCCTGATAGAGAAAGTGAACTTTTTTGACCTAGAAGTAAATCCAAATTTAACGAAGCATTATGTGCTTCACTGTTTGTAGAACGATCTATTTCAGATTCCCAATGACCAATTTGATTTCCCTGATTAAGAAATCGGATATCTTCACCATTAAAATGTATATCCTCTCTTGGGCTGTATGAATAATTAGTATAAAAATTAACTTTACTCGTTTTATAAAAATGACTACTTCCCATAAGGTACTTCGCCGCTTCTCCGTAGGTAACTTGTCCGTTAATACTGCCATTATACCCGGTTGCAAGATTTTTACTCATTACAATATTAATGACAGCTCCTCCTTCTGCATCATACTTCGCAGGTGGATTAGTAATCACCTCCACTGACTTTATATGTGTCGCTGGTGTAGTTTCTAGAAGTTGTTGTAATTCAGTAGCTGTTAAATACACCTTTTTATCATTGATAAAAATAATAGGAGTTTCACCCTTAACAGTTAATTTATCTCCCGAAGTAAGCAACTGTGGAGTACTTTGTAAAACATTCCACATAGAGCCGTTAGCGAGAGAAGTGTTTTCTACATTAAAAACCAACCTATCCGCTAGTCGTTCCACCGTAGGTTTATTAGCCGTTACAACAACACCCTCTATTTCATGATAATCTTCTTTTAGAATAATACGTCCTAATTGTACATTTTCCTTTACTTCTACAGGAAAAATTAATTCATTATATCCTACAAAGCTTATTTTAATTAGGTATCCTCCTGGATATAAGGACGATATCTCAAAGTTGCCATACTCTTCTGTAAAAGTTCCTTTAATATAGGAAGAATCTACAGCCTTAAGTAGCAAAACAGTCCCAAAAGAAACTGGTTTACGTTGTTCATCAAGAACTTTACCACTTATTGTATATTCTTGACCGTAAGCAAAAAGGGCCAAGCAATACATTACTATTGCAAGAACCCTAGTTTTTATGGTGAAATTCATAAATATAAAGTGTTCTATTAAGGTGATAAAACCCTATAAAATTGATTAGATTTCGGTTAGTTAGTTGGGTAAATTTAACATAAATTTTTGATTTACCTAATTTTGAATTTCAGAAAGAAACTGAAAGTCAGTTAAGTTCATTTCAATAAATTAGATAAAAGTCTCCCGGATTTAATTTCACTGTTTGCAAAAACGACTTCAATACTGAGGAAATACCCTATATTTGCAAATTCATTGAATTGTATATATGAAACACATTCGCAATTTTTGCATTATTGCCCATATTGACCATGGTAAGAGTACCTTGGCTGACCGATTGTTGGACTTCACAGGTTCTGTTACTGAACGAGAAAAACAAGACCAACTATTGGATAGTATGGATTTGGAACGTGAGCGTGGTATCACTATAAAAAGCCATGCAATCCAAATGGAGTATACCTATAAAGGTGAGCAGTATATTCTTAACCTAATTGATACTCCTGGTCACGTTGACTTTTCCTATGAGGTTTCTCGTTCAATTGCAGCTTGCGAAGGTGCATTACTTATTGTAGATGCCGCCCAAAGTATTCAAGCGCAGACCATATCCAATCTTTATTTGGCTCTAGAAAATGACTTAGAGATTATTCCCATTCTTAATAAAATAGATCTACCTAGTGCCAACCCTGAGGAGGTTAGTGATGATATAGTTGATCTATTGGGATGTAAACATGAAGATATCATTCCTGCAAGTGGTAAAACTGGCTTAGGAGTTGATAAAATATTAGAGGCTATTATCGAGAGAATTCCAGCTCCTAAGGGTAATCCTGATGAACCTCTACAAGCACTTATTTTTGATTCGGTTTATAACCCCTTCAGAGGTGTAGAGACCTACTTCCGAGTAATGAATGGTGAAATAAAGAAAGGACAAAAGATTAAGTTTGTAGCCACAGGTAAAACATATTTTGCAGATGAAGTTGGAACCTTAAAACTTACTCAACATCCTAAAAATGCTGTTAAAACTGGAGATGTTGGATATCTTATTACAGGTATTAAAGATGCTAGAGAAGTAAAAGTAGGAGATACTATTACAGACGCTCTTAATCCCACTATTAATGCCATTGAAGGTTTTGAAAATGTAAAACCAATGGTTTTTGCTGGAATTTACCCTGTTGATACCGAAGATTATGAAGAACTTAGATCTTCAATGGAAAAATTACAGCTAAACGACGCCTCTCTAGTATTTACTCCTGAGAGTTCCGCTGCTCTAGGTTTTGGTTTCCGTTGTGGTTTTCTTGGAATGCTGCATCTTGAAATCATTCAAGAACGTTTAGAACGAGAATTTGATATGACTGTAATTACTACAGTCCCCAACGTAAGTTATCAAGCCTATACCAAAAGAAATCCAGATGAAGTAATTATTGTTAATAACCCTTCTGATTTACCAGAACCAACATTACTGGATAGAGTTGAAGAACCCTTTATTAAAGCAACGATTATCACAAAATCAGACTTTGTTGGGAATGTAATGAGTTTATGTATAGAGAAGCGTGGTATTATAACAAACCAAACCTATCTGACTCCTGAACGTGTAGAACTGAATTTTGACATGCCATTAGCAGAAATAGTTTTTGATTTCTATGATCGATTGAAAACCGTTTCGAAAGGCTATGCTTCATTTGATTATAGCCCTATAGGCATGCGCGAATCAAAACTTGTTCGGGTCGATGTACTTATTAATGCACATTCCGTGGATGCTCTTTCTGCATTAATTCATGCTGATAATGCCTATAATATTGGTAAAAAAATGTGCGAAAAGCTTCGAGAGCTTATTCCTAGACAACAATTTGACATTCCAATTCAAGCTGCCATTGGTGCGAAAATTATCTCACGAGAAACAATCAAAGCTCTTCGTAAAGATGTTACAGCCAAGTGTTATGGAGGCGATATATCCCGTAAGCGAAAACTTTTAGAGAAGCAGAAAAAAGGGAAAAAGCGTATGCGTCAGGTCGGCAATGTAGAAATTCCGCAACAAGCGTTTATGGCTGTGCTTAAATTAAATGACTAAACTATCTTCTTTTAAATATTAAAAATCGCCCAATTACATTTGGGCGATTTTTTTATGGATAAATAACAATCTTACTATGTGTAGGAAAGTATTTTTCAGATTTAGTGGGTAAATTTTCCATCACATTCAAATGTGAAATAGCTCCTTTGCGAGCCAAAATGATAATAAAGAAGTCGTCTTGTTGGAGGTTTTTAGATAAAATGAAAAAATCTTCCCAATCTTCAAAAAGACAAAATTGATTTACAGTATTAATGCGTAATTGTTTCGTACACTTAACAATTGCTTTTTGAGTTTCTTCATTACAATGATATACTATAGGTAAACTTAATTCTTGTGAAAATCTAGATACCTTAGATACCCATAATCTAAATCCGTTTTCTAATTCAGCAAGTGGAGGAACCACTACAAAAAGCTGTTTATGATTAATTAAGGGACGTTCAAAATCACATATAAAAAGTGTCTTTTCTGTAAGTTGTAAAATACTCTCGATACGTTCACCAATCAATTTTTCTATAAACCCTTTACGCTGTGGCCACCCTAACAAAACTATATCTGCCATTAATTCTCGAGCAGTTCTTGCAATACCACTAGATGCGTTATGATCGATAGTAGCCACAACTTCAGCATTTGTCTCAGAAGCCGCTGCTGTTTTAATATAATTTTCCAGTTTAGTTTTTGCCTTAGAGATATTTTTTTCTGCAGCATCATTATTTGGCACTACTGTCAGAATAGATAGTGGATTTCGTGATTTTTTGTCCTTAATAAGTACGGCAAATTCCAACGCCTTATCCATATTTGCAGTATTGGCTATCGGAAGAAGGATTTGCTCATCTTTTTTATTGGCTTCTTTAAAATCATCCATCCCGCTTTCAGTTTCAACGACACTTTTCTTAGCTGCCTTTTCTGTAGCAAATGATGCTACAATACAAGTTATTAGAATAAGAATAATCGTTCCATTAAGAATATTTTCATCCAAAATTTTTGCTTGATATCCTACTAAGATTACAGCCAAGGTTGCCGCAGCATGTGAACTACTTAATCCAAAAATGATTTGTCTTTGTGTTCGTGAATATTTAAACACTTTCTGAGTAAAATAAGCCGCAAGCCATTTACCGAACAAAGCCACAATAGATAAGGTTAGCGCAATTATAATAGCCATTGGACCACTAAGAATTACCCGAACATCTACTAGCATACCAACGCTTATCAAGAAAAAAGGAATAAAAAGAGAGTTCCCAATAAACTCAATACGGTTCATTAAGGCAGATGAATGAGGAATAAGCTTATTTAAGGCAAGTCCAGCCACAAATGCACCAATTATGGGTTCAACACCAGCAACTTCAGCTAAAAATGCAGCGAAGAATACAACTGCTAACACAAAAATATAGTGAGAATGTTTTTCACTCTCAAGTTTTTCAAAAAACCACTTGGCTATTTTTGGAATTACAAAAAACATAATGGCAGAAAATATGGCAAGAGAAATTCCAAGTCGAATCCAAAATTCCTGTGAAAGACCACCATTATGGGAACCAATTATAACAGCTAGAATAATAAGTACGGCCGTATCGGTTAGTATCGTCCCCCCTACTGTAATTGCAACTTCTTGTTTTTTTGAAATTCCAAGTTTACTAACTATCGGGTATGTTACTAAAGTGTGAGTTGCAAACATACTTGCTGTTAGAAAACTAGCATTAAAATCATACCCTAGAAGATAATAGCAGACTGGAAATCCAACCATCAATGGTATTGAAAAGGTGAACAACCCAAACAAAAGACTTTTATTACGATTAGCCTTAAACTCATTCATGTCAAGTTCAAGTCCGGCAATAAACATTATATAAAGTAACCCAATAGTAGAAAATAAATCCACTGCAGAATTTTTCTCTAAAAGATTAAATCCAAATGGCCCTATAATTACACCAGAAACAATGAGGCCAATAATACCAGGAATACTAAGTTTTCTCAAAAGTATAGGTGAAAGCAAAATAATGAGTAATACCAATGAAAAAATAAGCACCGGGTTACTTAATGGTAGTTCAAATTCATGTAGTAGGTGTTCCAAAAATACATCCATAGTTAGATAATTATCCCCTTAATAACAAGGTCAATTAGCAAATTAAATGCTAAAATTAATCGATTTTTTACAACTAAATGTTTACTCAAGAAGATCAAATGTTAAAATAAGGCCAATATCTTATCTCTATAACCTCCTAAATGCCATTCATTTCTTAATTTGCAGCACAAATCCAGTCATTTCATGAAATTATATCCTATAGAGTCCGGAAATTTCAAATTGGATGGCGGTGCAATGTTCGGTGTTGTTCCCAAAACTTTATGGAATCGCACCAATCCTGCCGATGCCAATAACCTAATTGACATTGCTGCTCGCTGTTTGTTGATTGAAATAGGTAATCGTCTTATACTCATTGATACAGGCATGGGTAATAAACAAGATGATAAATTTTTTGGTCATTACGCTCTTTGGGGAAATGACTCTATAGACGGTTCATTAGCACAACATGGATTTCATAGAAATGACATTACTGATGTTTTCATGACTCACCTCCATTTTGATCATTGTGGAGGAAGTATACAATGGAATAAGGATCGCACTTCATATGAACCCGCTTTCAAAAATGCTAGATTTTGGACAAATGAAAATCATTGGCAATGGGCTACAAATCCTAATGCAAGGGAAAAAGCATCCTTTTTAAAGGAAAATATACTTCCCATGCAAGAAAGTGGTCATTTACAATTCATAACATCACCACAAGCAGATTATTCCTATAATAATGACTTAGGTTTTAGTATTTTGTTTGTTGATGGACACACAGAGAAACAAATGATACCACATATCCAATATAAAGGAAAAACTTTGGTTTTCATGGCCGATTTACTTCCTACAGTTGGACACATTCCTCTTCCATATGTAATGGGATATGACACACGTCCTTTACTAACACTAGAAGAAAAAAAGAAATTCTTGGAAAAAGCAGCAGATGAAGGATATTACTTATTCCTAGAACATGACGCCCATAATCAAGTTTGTACTGTACAACATACAGAAAAAGGCGTTCGACTAAAAGAAATTTTTACCTTTAACGAACTTTTTAATTCATAATTATGTACTTAAGAAAACCCCTCTATGCTGTAGCATCAGCATTGGCTCTTTACGGATGTGGATCAACCTCTATTGTATCCACTCCGGTAGATCGTATTGATAATGTGCCACTAAAAGTGGCTGACCTAACTGATGATCAATTAAAAAATTGGTTTCATTCAGATCTTCTTACAGACACTATTCCTGGAATGAGTGTTGACAAGGCCTACACCCTTCTTAAAGGAAAAAAAGGTTCAAAAATTATTGTGGGTGTTATTGATTCTGGAATAGATATCAATCATGAAGATCTTAAAAATGTTATCTGGACAAATCCAAATGAAATTCCTGGCAATGGAATAGATGATGACAAAAATGGATATGTAGATGACATTCACGGGTGGAATTTCCTGGGTGATATCAATCATGAGACATTGGAAATGACCCGCATAGTTCGCGGTGGTGATACATCTAACCCAGATTATGCAAGTGCCAAGGCTGCTTTTGACGAAAAGTATAATGAAGCGATGAGCACCAAAACCCGTTATGAGCAACTATTGCAAATGTTACATCAATCTGATGCTGCTATTAAAAAAGAAACTGGTAAAGAAACCTATACAAAAGCTGAAGTTGAAGCTATTGAAGCTAAAGATGAGAGTATGCAGCAATTTAAAGGGTTCATTTTACAAATGTTCTCATATGCTGATAGTATTTCAGAAATTGAAAATGACCTTAAAGATGGTATCAAACACTTTGCAGGCCAACTTAATTACAATCTAAATCTAGAATACAATGGTCGTAAGATTTTAGGAGATAATGAGAATGATCTTAGTGATGCTCCTCATGGAAACAACAATGTAATAGGCCCAGATTTGGAGCAATCTTTACACGGTACTCACGTGGCAGGTATCATTGCAGCACAACGAAATAATGGTGTTGGTATGAATGGTGTAGCACACAATGTTGAGATTATGGCTTTAAGGGCTGTTCCTGATGGTGATGAATATGATAAAGATATTGCATTAGCTATACGCTACGCGGCTGATAATGGAGCAAAAGTTATCAATACTAGCTTTGGAAAAGACTACTCACCTCATTCTCAATGGGTACGTGATGCTATTATTTATGCCGCATCTAAAGATGTATTGATTATAAACGCCGCTGGAAATGATTCTAAGGATCTTGACAAAAACAATGTATTTCCTAATGACCAATTAAACAACGGACCAGAAATCGCTGATAACTTTGTAACTGTTGGGGCTTTAAATGTAAAGTATGGCCCTTCAATGGTTGCTCGATTTTCTAACTATGGAAAAATCAATGTTGACGTATTTGCTCCGGGTGTAAAAATTTGGGCTACTGCACCTAACAACGAATATCGATTCCTTCAGGGAACATCTATGGCCTCTCCTGCAGTGGCAGGTGTAGCAGCACTTATTCGTTCATACTATCCTAAGCTTACAGCTTCTCAAGTAAAAAAAGTACTTATTCAGTCAGGGCTAACTCCTAACACTAATGTAACTGTTGGAGATCCTCAGACAACTAAGCCTTTTGCTGAAATTTCAAAATCTGGGACTATTGTAAATGCTTACAATGCCCTAATTTTAGCAGAGCGCATGGCTAAAGGAAAATAAAATATACATTAACCTATTGCAGAAAGCCGCCTTGTGCGGTTTTCTGTTTTCTAACACCGCAACCACATGATAAAAAGGATCTTAACAAAGACATTATTCCTTTTAGGAGTAACCTCTTTGATTGCCCAAGGAAATCACTCCTACTGGCAGCAGCATGTAGATTATACCATGTCTATAGATATGGATGTTACTAATTACAAATACAATGGTAAACAGGTATTGGAATATACCAATAATTCTCCTGACGTACTTCATAAGGTATTTTATCATTTACACTTTAATGCCTTTCAGCCGGACAGTGAAATGGATGCGAGATTACAAACTATTCCAGATCCTGACAGACGAATGGCCGTCAATTTAGGTACTCGAGAAAATCCACAATATGAAAGCCGTATTTCTAAGCTTACCCCTTCAGAAATTGGATTTATTGAT harbors:
- a CDS encoding calcineurin-like phosphoesterase C-terminal domain-containing protein; translation: MSSISSQNSTQIIEGRVLLSSGKPFKKPIAISNGDTLVYTNNKGGFSIEVEKGSAIFPIIPSGYSVQTKSWWHIVQDSRKEYNFILQKEKTSTSFKVLAIGDIQIGSSEELLYAANSILKEVNNRDDYDLTIYLGDLVNDTPELFSSLKTMIENTEKMYRVVYGNHDRNFSSSQESQTDLFRNYFGPENYAFYKNGILFITLNSITPKGSYGYDETYPNNQLRFISQLLKNVPKSTPIVINQHVPLLFMTNKDSLIQILDSFKKTLLLSGHTHTVFQNYIKTPSGNTIHELTAGASCGNWWRGQKDWEGTPTSLMQCGTPKGYFEIDFNGNDYKLTYKGVGLPKEKQSSLWVDTYKGSPTSFVSKNREIYLNVFAGSEKTKVEIHMPDGTILPMKKTREMDPFVHYIQQSQKSKNAPDKDSQVAPYTKRNSPHLWKVSLPETLQSGGYSLKFTITDEKLNPIETSYWIWIE
- a CDS encoding VIT1/CCC1 transporter family protein encodes the protein MNSPLPDDYLAPHYIHKINWLRAAVLGANDGILSTASIAVGVAAASDTREPIVLAALAGLVAGALSMAAGEYVSVSSQTDIEKADIEREKMELNEMPELELQRMAEIYEKRGLTKESAMEVAVQLTAHDALGAHVRDELGLNEVSQAHPLQAAFASGASFTFGAMFPLLVAIFLPVDSMVIYQYTIAIICLVILGALAAKTGGSSIIKAVFRITFWGSIAMVLTALVGYWFGVNV
- the dusB gene encoding tRNA dihydrouridine synthase DusB, whose product is MVKIGNVSLGEFPLLLAPMEDVSDPPFRRLCKMHGADMLYSEFISSEGLIRDAIKSKQKLDIFDYERPVGIQIFGGDEEAMAMSAKIVETVQPDVLDINFGCPVKKVVCKGAGAGVLKDIDLMVRLTKAVIDSTHLPVTVKTRLGWDENSINIDEVAERLQDIGVQALSIHGRTRAQLYKGEADWSHIARVKNNPRIHIPIFGNGDVDTPEKALEYRNKYGVDGIMIGRAAIGYPWIFNEIKHFFKTGEKLATPTINDRVEAARNHLTWAIEWKGEKLGVFETRRHYTNYFKGIPNFKEYRQKMVTFDASTDVFQTFDEVLDQFSNHHVM
- a CDS encoding outer membrane beta-barrel protein, producing the protein MNFTIKTRVLAIVMYCLALFAYGQEYTISGKVLDEQRKPVSFGTVLLLKAVDSSYIKGTFTEEYGNFEISSLYPGGYLIKISFVGYNELIFPVEVKENVQLGRIILKEDYHEIEGVVVTANKPTVERLADRLVFNVENTSLANGSMWNVLQSTPQLLTSGDKLTVKGETPIIFINDKKVYLTATELQQLLETTPATHIKSVEVITNPPAKYDAEGGAVINIVMSKNLATGYNGSINGQVTYGEAAKYLMGSSHFYKTSKVNFYTNYSYSPREDIHFNGEDIRFLNQGNQIGHWESEIDRSTNSEAHNASLNLDLLLGQKSSLSLSGNVVYTPYWKRSTEATTEAFDNANQLDSLFNSLNLTKDDKINANLSVGYDHQGEKGEKFSVLLHHTYYDGNRTQDVNTNYHYPENMMIRNNRFNSESTQQIKIYTAQLDYQLPIENGGVLETGAKGIVISTDSDLQQFYVINGSQVVDPNNTNTFLYDEKNAAAYLSYSKNSEKWGIAVGVRGEYTQTEGHQLVTDELNTNEYFSLFPTASFKYHASDSHDFTLSYKKRIERPVYQDLNPFKYFLTDNSYTSGSPYLEPTIQHYGSLDYTFKGAYTFSVFYRHREHPMAELSFLENDNAIIKYVTTNMKNNTGYGFDFIVSKPITRFWYLYLESTYYKNQVQFYAVENSNQLVPNDRWTGYVSANNYLTLLKDQSLGMEVSYLYTFPMNDGNFVATARSKFSIGFNKSLWKERAAITFKADDIFDGFNFTSSSAFLDQQINYKARYETRTFMLGFRYKFGNYRLRVNTPEQELEERDRIKD
- the lepA gene encoding translation elongation factor 4, with the translated sequence MKHIRNFCIIAHIDHGKSTLADRLLDFTGSVTEREKQDQLLDSMDLERERGITIKSHAIQMEYTYKGEQYILNLIDTPGHVDFSYEVSRSIAACEGALLIVDAAQSIQAQTISNLYLALENDLEIIPILNKIDLPSANPEEVSDDIVDLLGCKHEDIIPASGKTGLGVDKILEAIIERIPAPKGNPDEPLQALIFDSVYNPFRGVETYFRVMNGEIKKGQKIKFVATGKTYFADEVGTLKLTQHPKNAVKTGDVGYLITGIKDAREVKVGDTITDALNPTINAIEGFENVKPMVFAGIYPVDTEDYEELRSSMEKLQLNDASLVFTPESSAALGFGFRCGFLGMLHLEIIQERLEREFDMTVITTVPNVSYQAYTKRNPDEVIIVNNPSDLPEPTLLDRVEEPFIKATIITKSDFVGNVMSLCIEKRGIITNQTYLTPERVELNFDMPLAEIVFDFYDRLKTVSKGYASFDYSPIGMRESKLVRVDVLINAHSVDALSALIHADNAYNIGKKMCEKLRELIPRQQFDIPIQAAIGAKIISRETIKALRKDVTAKCYGGDISRKRKLLEKQKKGKKRMRQVGNVEIPQQAFMAVLKLND